A genomic region of Leptolyngbya sp. FACHB-261 contains the following coding sequences:
- a CDS encoding class I SAM-dependent methyltransferase, which yields MKNQTPAIIFDQKTAASYDQKTDLWAAGREALFSFIRLILAELPADARILCVGVGTGTELIALAQAFPQWQFTAVEPASAMLDVCRQKAEASGVTSRCTFHEGYLDSLPASDPFDAATCLLVSHFFTQPEERSHFFHQIASRLRRSGYLINSDLVLGMSPSVYERLFEVWLRMLQGSGWTEEDIEKMRAAYGRDVAALSAPEIESIIAAGGFDTPVLFFQTLFIRAWFSRRTSPD from the coding sequence ATGAAAAATCAAACGCCAGCAATTATTTTCGACCAGAAAACCGCTGCCTCTTATGACCAGAAAACTGACCTTTGGGCTGCAGGACGCGAAGCTCTCTTTTCGTTTATCCGCCTGATACTCGCTGAACTTCCGGCTGACGCACGCATTCTATGCGTCGGTGTCGGAACCGGAACGGAATTGATTGCTCTCGCTCAAGCCTTTCCTCAGTGGCAATTCACTGCGGTCGAACCTGCATCCGCAATGCTGGACGTCTGTCGTCAAAAAGCGGAAGCAAGTGGCGTTACATCACGCTGTACATTCCACGAAGGCTATTTGGATTCACTACCCGCATCCGACCCATTCGATGCGGCGACTTGCCTTTTAGTCTCTCATTTCTTTACACAACCGGAAGAGCGGAGCCACTTCTTCCATCAGATCGCTTCTCGTCTTCGCCGCAGTGGATATTTGATCAATTCCGATCTGGTTTTGGGGATGTCTCCTTCGGTTTATGAACGCCTTTTTGAAGTTTGGCTGCGGATGCTCCAAGGTTCTGGCTGGACTGAAGAAGACATTGAGAAGATGCGCGCCGCTTACGGTCGTGATGTTGCTGCTTTGTCAGCACCTGAGATTGAATCAATCATCGCAGCGGGGGGCTTCGACACGCCGGTGTTGTTCTTCCAAACTCTGTTTATTCGTGCTTGGTTTTCAAGACGCACATCGCCTGATTAG
- a CDS encoding shikimate kinase: MTSEIILIGPIGAGKSTIGGLLSHRLGLPQCSMDKLRWSYYKEIGYDEDLAEHIRKTEGFWEINQYWQPFEAYAVERLLQEHNQCVIDFGAGHSVYEDVDLFQRVQRALAPYPNVILLLPSPDLDESIRILNERNEYVFDGKPNVNEHLVRHSSNYELAKFTVYTKNKRPEESCDEILNLMGNSV, translated from the coding sequence ATGACTTCAGAAATTATTCTTATTGGTCCGATTGGTGCTGGCAAATCTACTATCGGAGGACTTCTATCCCATAGGTTGGGGCTTCCGCAATGCTCGATGGATAAGCTGAGGTGGAGCTACTACAAAGAGATTGGATACGACGAAGATTTAGCAGAGCATATACGGAAAACTGAGGGATTCTGGGAGATCAATCAGTATTGGCAGCCCTTTGAAGCCTATGCAGTTGAAAGGTTGTTGCAGGAACACAATCAATGTGTCATCGATTTTGGGGCTGGACATTCTGTGTACGAAGACGTTGACCTATTTCAAAGAGTTCAACGAGCCTTGGCTCCATATCCCAACGTTATTCTCTTACTTCCATCTCCAGATTTGGATGAGTCGATACGGATTCTCAATGAACGCAATGAGTATGTATTTGATGGCAAGCCAAATGTCAATGAACACTTGGTAAGACATTCCTCAAATTATGAGCTTGCAAAGTTCACGGTATATACCAAGAACAAGAGACCTGAGGAAAGTTGCGATGAAATTCTAAATCTAATGGGAAATAGTGTATGA
- a CDS encoding cysteine hydrolase family protein yields the protein MNGSDLKQGLVVVDIQNDYFPRGNLELVGVEQAAENAQKLLQKFRDKQSPIFHIQHISKQPGATFFLPDTEGARIHESVAPQQEETVIVKHFPNSFRETDLLEYLKDSKVEEVVICGAMSHMCIDATSRAAFDFGLQCTVIEDACATRDLEHQGKIVEAAEVHAAFMAALAAVYAKVISINEFEPVRL from the coding sequence ATGAACGGATCTGACCTAAAACAGGGCTTAGTTGTCGTTGACATTCAAAATGATTATTTCCCCAGGGGAAATTTAGAACTAGTTGGCGTAGAACAGGCTGCAGAAAACGCCCAGAAGCTTTTACAGAAGTTTCGAGATAAACAATCTCCGATCTTTCATATCCAACACATCTCGAAGCAGCCGGGAGCAACATTTTTCTTGCCGGACACAGAAGGAGCTAGAATCCACGAAAGTGTAGCTCCTCAACAAGAGGAAACCGTTATTGTGAAACATTTTCCTAACAGTTTTAGAGAAACCGATTTACTGGAGTACCTCAAAGACTCTAAGGTTGAAGAAGTGGTGATTTGTGGTGCAATGAGTCATATGTGCATTGATGCTACAAGCCGCGCTGCATTCGATTTTGGGTTGCAGTGCACAGTCATTGAAGATGCTTGTGCAACACGAGACCTGGAACATCAGGGTAAAATAGTTGAAGCTGCTGAAGTTCATGCGGCTTTTATGGCGGCACTAGCAGCGGTTTATGCAAAAGTCATCTCTATCAATGAGTTTGAGCCTGTTCGACTGTAA
- a CDS encoding helix-turn-helix domain-containing protein: MPHKQYMCPVEALVDVIGGKWKMPILTLLFQGTKRYGELRQHLTGVTERMLTMQLRELEQSGIVQRKVYAEVPIKVECSLTDLGLSLKPVLQVMLGWSEQYLCVIEQKAVWWEEVSNSSINPTD, encoded by the coding sequence ATGCCACACAAGCAATACATGTGTCCGGTAGAAGCCCTTGTCGATGTCATTGGGGGAAAGTGGAAGATGCCAATTCTCACTCTCTTGTTTCAAGGCACCAAACGCTATGGAGAACTTAGACAGCATCTGACTGGAGTGACTGAGCGGATGCTAACCATGCAGTTACGAGAACTGGAACAGTCTGGAATCGTTCAGAGAAAAGTGTATGCCGAGGTTCCTATAAAAGTAGAATGTTCCCTAACTGACCTGGGCCTAAGCTTAAAACCTGTTTTACAGGTCATGCTGGGGTGGAGCGAGCAGTACTTGTGTGTGATTGAGCAGAAAGCGGTTTGGTGGGAGGAAGTCAGTAACTCTTCAATCAACCCAACCGACTAA
- a CDS encoding leucine-rich repeat domain-containing protein, giving the protein MLQIALAQNLLACIRFSQCLGLATKLTFGKSSLGLSATLVLLELCSCPVAMGQQVDTSKFDSFADWCLHQERLADSAKKTVMRVLQEVATSDCNKANEILSSRTDLDLSGNNIPNAAGPISNLEPLQVLTNLTTLDLSHNPVLDLRPLQTLVNLKSLRLWYTPISNLTPLQSLTNLVFLEIISSEVSDVRPLSSLTQLSHLIIGESKIVDISSLNSLTRLRILYLPDNQISDLTALQSLTNLEGLSLGVNKITDVRPLQSLTRLTYLTLGDNQITDVSSLRSLINLDELHLCRNPITNIGSLQPSASRTKIFFGRDCPPAGV; this is encoded by the coding sequence ATGCTACAGATTGCTTTGGCTCAGAATCTTCTTGCCTGCATTCGATTTTCTCAATGCTTAGGCTTAGCTACTAAACTCACATTTGGTAAATCTAGCTTGGGCCTCTCAGCAACTCTCGTATTGTTAGAGTTATGCAGTTGCCCTGTGGCTATGGGACAGCAGGTGGATACGAGTAAATTCGACAGCTTTGCAGACTGGTGTTTGCATCAAGAACGTCTTGCTGATTCAGCTAAGAAAACGGTTATGAGGGTATTACAGGAAGTAGCTACATCTGACTGCAATAAAGCCAACGAAATCCTCTCAAGTCGTACAGATTTAGATCTCTCTGGCAACAATATTCCTAATGCAGCCGGACCAATCTCAAATCTTGAGCCGTTACAGGTGCTGACTAACCTCACCACTCTTGACCTCTCACACAATCCAGTTCTTGATCTTAGACCATTGCAGACCTTGGTTAATTTAAAATCACTTAGGCTTTGGTATACCCCGATCAGCAACCTCACTCCTTTGCAGTCACTAACGAACCTTGTTTTTCTTGAAATTATCAGCAGTGAAGTAAGCGATGTTCGTCCTCTGAGTTCACTAACTCAGCTATCTCATTTAATAATAGGCGAGAGTAAAATTGTGGATATTAGTTCGCTAAACTCCCTCACTCGTCTTAGGATATTATACCTTCCCGACAATCAAATTAGTGACCTAACTGCTCTACAATCACTGACAAATCTTGAAGGACTCAGCCTTGGGGTCAATAAAATTACTGATGTGAGGCCACTACAATCTCTGACTCGTCTCACGTATCTAACGCTTGGTGACAATCAGATTACTGATGTTAGCTCCCTACGGTCTCTAATTAATTTAGATGAACTGCATCTTTGTCGAAATCCAATTACTAACATCGGCTCTTTGCAACCCTCAGCAAGTAGAACAAAAATCTTCTTTGGAAGAGACTGTCCACCAGCTGGTGTCTAA
- a CDS encoding DUF5996 family protein gives MVSDRWPSLHFQDWKETYATLHMWTQIVGKIRLVQMPWINHSWHTTLYVTSRGLTTSPIPDGTRTFQIYFDFIDHKLFIQTSDGELRTMALEPRSVADFYEELFAKLAELNLKVKIHTTPNEVANPIPFEKDFEHKAYDADYANRLWRALVQADRVFNQFRARFTGKCSPVHFFWGSFDLAVTRFSGRRAPEHPGGVPHLPDWVAREAYSHEVSSCGFWPGSEQMPLPVFYSYAYPAPEGFSTSRVGPSAASYNSELGEFILPYDEVRQSASPDEALLEFLQTTYEAAADSGKWDRSELERAE, from the coding sequence ATGGTCAGCGACCGCTGGCCAAGCTTGCATTTTCAAGACTGGAAAGAAACCTACGCGACGCTCCATATGTGGACGCAGATCGTCGGTAAAATCAGGCTTGTCCAGATGCCCTGGATCAACCACTCCTGGCACACGACCCTATACGTTACCTCCCGCGGTCTTACCACATCGCCCATTCCGGATGGCACTCGAACTTTTCAAATTTACTTCGATTTCATCGACCACAAGCTTTTCATCCAGACTAGTGATGGTGAGCTTAGAACAATGGCGCTTGAGCCACGCTCGGTTGCAGACTTCTACGAAGAGTTGTTTGCTAAATTGGCCGAACTAAATCTCAAGGTGAAGATTCACACAACGCCCAATGAAGTTGCAAACCCTATCCCATTTGAGAAAGACTTCGAGCACAAAGCCTATGACGCTGATTATGCCAATCGGTTGTGGCGCGCCCTAGTGCAGGCTGACCGAGTGTTTAATCAGTTCCGGGCTCGTTTCACTGGCAAATGCAGCCCAGTGCATTTCTTTTGGGGAAGCTTCGATCTAGCTGTCACCCGCTTTTCTGGGAGACGAGCACCCGAACACCCTGGCGGCGTCCCTCATCTTCCAGATTGGGTCGCACGCGAAGCCTACTCTCACGAAGTGAGTAGCTGCGGATTTTGGCCGGGAAGTGAGCAGATGCCCCTGCCAGTGTTTTATTCCTATGCGTATCCTGCACCAGAAGGATTCAGTACGTCGCGGGTGGGTCCGAGTGCAGCAAGCTACAATTCGGAGCTAGGAGAATTTATCCTTCCTTACGATGAGGTTCGGCAATCAGCTTCCCCAGATGAGGCATTGCTTGAGTTCCTACAAACCACCTATGAAGCTGCTGCTGACTCTGGTAAGTGGGATCGTTCAGAACTGGAACGGGCGGAGTAG
- a CDS encoding DUF1349 domain-containing protein, with the protein MQWLNEPAHWSSSSNQIIVNTSPKTDFWRVTHYGFIRDNGHFYFEQVDTDFVVEVEILGRYKDLYDQAGIMIRSDQNHWIKTGIEYVEGIQHLSAVVTHDYSDWSVTPLLTPPPSLRLRVERRKEAIHISYVDANSKYALFRLAYFPTEQEVQVGIMCASPEGDGYEAIFDNYQLTKQPAV; encoded by the coding sequence ATGCAATGGCTGAATGAACCTGCTCATTGGTCAAGTTCCAGCAATCAAATTATTGTCAATACCTCGCCAAAGACTGACTTTTGGCGTGTCACCCACTATGGTTTCATTCGTGATAACGGGCATTTCTACTTCGAGCAGGTAGACACAGATTTTGTGGTGGAAGTAGAGATACTGGGTAGATACAAAGATCTGTACGATCAAGCAGGGATTATGATCCGTTCTGATCAGAATCACTGGATTAAAACAGGCATAGAGTATGTTGAGGGGATACAGCATCTGAGCGCTGTTGTCACTCATGACTACTCAGACTGGTCTGTAACTCCACTTCTGACACCACCTCCCTCTCTCCGTCTACGAGTTGAGCGCCGAAAAGAAGCCATCCACATTTCATATGTAGATGCAAACTCAAAATACGCTCTGTTCCGATTGGCTTATTTCCCGACCGAACAGGAAGTTCAAGTTGGGATTATGTGTGCCTCACCAGAGGGAGATGGCTATGAAGCCATTTTTGATAATTATCAGTTGACCAAGCAACCTGCGGTCTAA
- a CDS encoding RNA polymerase sigma factor: protein MKPDEVLVQDAQRDPAAFAELYRRYLNPIYRYQMARVGNTHDAQDLTAQTFLAAQESLNRYQNQGKFAAWLTSIARRKLADHFRRKRPTLPLEMAEDIAHSTPSAEDVLDRQLFLQQIAQALNRLTPDRAEAIALRMFGGFSVAEAAQMMGKSEAAFRMLVSRALDDLRTYLSPTVGERS, encoded by the coding sequence ATGAAACCAGACGAAGTGTTGGTACAGGACGCACAGCGCGATCCTGCCGCGTTTGCAGAACTTTACCGACGCTACCTCAACCCTATCTATCGCTATCAAATGGCAAGAGTTGGAAATACCCATGATGCTCAAGACCTTACCGCTCAAACTTTCCTGGCTGCGCAAGAATCTCTAAATAGGTATCAGAACCAGGGCAAGTTTGCCGCTTGGTTGACGTCGATTGCTAGGCGGAAGTTAGCCGATCACTTCCGTCGTAAGCGGCCTACTCTGCCCCTTGAGATGGCGGAAGACATTGCTCACTCGACTCCGAGTGCCGAGGACGTGCTCGATCGCCAGTTGTTTCTACAGCAGATTGCCCAAGCTCTGAATCGGCTAACACCCGACCGGGCTGAAGCAATCGCACTACGAATGTTTGGTGGGTTCAGTGTAGCTGAAGCAGCTCAGATGATGGGTAAAAGTGAAGCTGCCTTCAGAATGTTAGTCAGTCGCGCTCTAGACGACTTGCGAACTTATTTATCTCCCACCGTAGGAGAGAGATCATGA
- a CDS encoding histidine kinase dimerization/phospho-acceptor domain-containing protein: MALRTAELHAAQDKLVEQERLAAIGEFVAAIVHELRNPLTTVLMGLSASKKLVLSPPFQERLSLAFSKAFKCWAKLPLASITRIAVNRASKSCPKVSAEILQPIVFLCLQRVRILDFEKTYQAILNREDVLNYCLYEKIARRIADNLTNSENTTTIVVTLKFQLKNLAA; the protein is encoded by the coding sequence GTGGCTTTACGCACCGCAGAACTTCACGCGGCCCAAGACAAACTCGTTGAGCAGGAACGGCTAGCTGCGATTGGCGAATTTGTCGCGGCTATTGTCCACGAGTTGCGGAATCCTCTAACCACCGTGCTTATGGGTCTCAGCGCCTCCAAAAAACTTGTTCTGTCCCCCCCGTTCCAGGAGCGGCTGTCTCTGGCCTTCAGCAAAGCATTTAAATGCTGGGCTAAGTTGCCTCTAGCTTCTATCACGAGGATTGCTGTAAATCGCGCCTCTAAGAGCTGCCCTAAAGTCTCTGCCGAGATATTACAGCCCATTGTATTCTTATGTCTGCAACGTGTCAGAATTCTCGATTTCGAAAAGACTTACCAAGCCATCCTTAACCGTGAAGATGTGTTGAATTACTGTCTCTATGAAAAGATTGCCCGCCGAATCGCGGACAACTTGACGAACAGTGAAAATACTACAACTATTGTCGTCACGCTCAAATTTCAACTGAAAAATTTAGCTGCTTGA
- the egtD gene encoding L-histidine N(alpha)-methyltransferase produces MTSNSHPDSTIKLYDLHPPLDDFRTEVLQGLQKPQKAIPAKFLYDKRGAELFDAICTLEEYYLTRTEIAILEDRATEIAELVGNGILIEFGSGSSQKVRILLDAMPYATTYVALDISRQHLLESCASLAEAHPGLEVIAICADYTQPLDLPEILSIKDKHRVAFFPGSSIGNLEPKEVVQFLKNTAALLQSNGSLLIGVDLKKSKDILEPAYDDSQGISAAFALNLLTRINRELGADFDLEQFGYRAFYNPVGRIEMYIVSLKNQVVHLDGVEIPFRQDETLRTEHSYKYTVPEFQALATLAGFQPKCVWTDPQQLFSLHYLRLL; encoded by the coding sequence ATGACCTCAAATTCTCACCCCGATTCCACAATCAAGCTCTATGACCTTCATCCTCCCCTAGACGACTTTCGGACAGAGGTTTTGCAGGGGCTACAGAAACCACAAAAAGCAATCCCAGCTAAATTCCTCTATGACAAACGAGGAGCCGAGCTATTCGATGCCATCTGCACTTTAGAAGAGTATTATCTGACTCGCACAGAGATAGCAATTCTCGAAGATAGGGCGACAGAAATTGCTGAGCTTGTAGGAAACGGAATTCTAATCGAATTTGGCAGTGGCAGTAGCCAGAAGGTGCGAATTCTTTTAGACGCAATGCCCTATGCGACAACCTATGTCGCTCTGGACATCTCTAGGCAACATCTCTTGGAATCCTGTGCTAGCCTGGCCGAAGCGCACCCAGGGTTAGAGGTAATTGCCATCTGTGCTGATTACACCCAACCTTTGGATTTGCCAGAGATTTTGTCGATCAAAGACAAACATAGAGTTGCTTTCTTCCCAGGTTCCTCTATTGGCAACCTGGAACCCAAGGAGGTCGTTCAATTTCTCAAAAATACAGCAGCGCTTCTTCAATCTAACGGCAGTCTATTGATTGGCGTGGATTTGAAGAAGAGCAAGGATATTCTGGAGCCAGCTTACGACGATTCTCAGGGAATTTCGGCTGCTTTTGCCTTGAATTTGCTGACTCGAATCAACCGAGAATTGGGAGCTGATTTCGATCTGGAGCAGTTTGGCTACCGAGCTTTCTACAACCCAGTAGGCCGGATCGAGATGTACATCGTGAGTCTTAAGAATCAAGTGGTACACCTAGATGGAGTTGAGATCCCCTTCCGTCAGGATGAAACGCTACGAACTGAACATTCTTACAAATACACGGTTCCTGAATTCCAAGCTCTCGCTACTTTGGCAGGCTTCCAGCCTAAATGTGTGTGGACTGACCCACAACAACTGTTCAGCCTACATTACCTGCGCCTGCTCTAA
- a CDS encoding PAS domain S-box protein: protein MLNVRRSQLLRYGTAVLSVVLATILMLLLDPLLAMTQSPFLLFFGAVMVSAWYGGLGPGLLATALSGLISTYFFLPPIYSLSLSLVNGSRLSLFLLEGALISVLSNALHVAKQRVERALAKLQSSEERYRRLVDTANEGIWVIYADGRTDYVNLQMVQMLGYSLEEVQNRSIFDFIDQTARLEAQQSLEQGTQGIRAQYDWQFRRKDGTELWAVVSISSIFSESGQFLGVLAMVMDITRRQQAETERNQLLVREQAARAEAEVQQNRLYSLLLQAPAFICIGHGPEHIFEFANPLYSQLVGNRQLIGRTARQAFPELAGQGFFEILNDVFTTGQPFRGNEVAAQLDRHGNGTVEEGFFNFVYQPMYDINGVVEGVITFGFEVTEQVTARRQAEALAADLRVQQIALKKSEARFSRLVESNIIGVILADPSGSIREANDAFLKLVGYTREDLQNGTLNWAEMTPPEYQQQDEQVLQELAVSGSCAPFEKEYIRKDGTRVPILLGAAQLESDQLAWVCFVLDLTESKKVEVLLRQQAEELSRANRLKDEFLATVSHELRTPLNAMLGWATMLRSKQLDQDTMNRALETIERNARAQNQLINDLLDVSRIITGKLRLDVRPVVLVTVLETAIDSIRPAAKAKNIRIQSLLDPAAGPISGDPDRLQQVFWNLLSNAVKFTPKGGRVQVRLERINSHVEVTVSDTGQGITPEFLPYVFERLQQADSTTTRVHSGLGLGLAIVRHLVELHGGSVQAASAGEGKGATFMVNLPITIFRPKSTDVERVHPTVNEAPLLPEPPRLDGLKVLIVDDEADAREMLTTLLKQSGAEVMTAASAREALAMITQFPSEQRPDVLVSDIGMPNEDGYLLIHQVRALAPDQGGRIPAIALTAYARTEDRIRALSSGFQSHVPKPVEPAEFVTVVANLVNRL from the coding sequence ATGCTGAATGTAAGACGTTCTCAACTGCTGCGCTATGGCACGGCTGTCCTCAGTGTTGTTCTCGCGACAATACTGATGCTACTGCTGGACCCGCTACTTGCCATGACGCAGAGTCCTTTTCTGTTGTTCTTTGGCGCTGTTATGGTCAGTGCCTGGTATGGCGGTTTAGGGCCTGGGCTACTTGCGACGGCTTTGTCAGGTTTGATTAGCACTTATTTCTTCTTACCTCCTATTTACTCGTTGTCCCTGAGCTTAGTCAATGGCTCTCGGTTAAGTTTATTTCTGCTGGAGGGAGCCCTAATTAGTGTCCTGTCAAATGCTTTGCATGTTGCTAAACAGCGCGTTGAGCGAGCCTTAGCAAAACTGCAGAGCAGTGAGGAGCGCTATCGTCGCCTAGTTGATACTGCTAACGAGGGCATCTGGGTGATTTATGCGGATGGACGGACAGATTACGTCAATCTACAGATGGTTCAGATGCTCGGTTACAGCCTTGAAGAAGTACAAAATCGCTCGATCTTTGACTTTATTGATCAAACTGCCCGGTTGGAAGCACAACAAAGCCTAGAGCAGGGGACGCAGGGTATCCGGGCTCAATATGATTGGCAATTTCGTAGAAAAGATGGGACAGAGCTATGGGCTGTTGTCTCAATCAGTTCCATTTTTAGTGAGTCAGGGCAATTTCTAGGTGTGCTGGCTATGGTGATGGATATAACCCGTCGCCAGCAAGCAGAAACCGAACGTAACCAGTTACTCGTCCGCGAACAAGCCGCCCGAGCAGAAGCGGAAGTTCAGCAAAATCGTCTCTATTCACTCTTGCTACAAGCTCCAGCCTTTATTTGTATCGGTCACGGACCTGAGCACATCTTCGAGTTCGCCAATCCTCTCTATTCTCAGCTGGTGGGCAATCGCCAACTAATTGGACGCACGGCTCGGCAAGCCTTTCCTGAACTGGCAGGACAAGGCTTTTTTGAAATCCTCAACGATGTATTTACAACCGGGCAGCCTTTCAGGGGCAACGAAGTAGCTGCTCAATTGGATCGACATGGCAATGGAACTGTTGAGGAAGGTTTTTTCAACTTTGTCTATCAACCCATGTACGACATCAACGGGGTTGTAGAGGGGGTAATTACCTTTGGCTTTGAAGTCACTGAGCAGGTGACTGCACGACGGCAGGCCGAAGCCCTCGCAGCAGATTTGAGAGTCCAACAGATTGCCTTGAAGAAAAGCGAAGCCCGGTTTAGTCGATTGGTTGAATCTAACATTATTGGTGTAATTCTGGCTGATCCCAGTGGTTCCATTAGGGAAGCCAATGATGCATTTCTCAAGTTGGTGGGTTACACCCGTGAGGACTTGCAAAATGGAACCCTGAACTGGGCTGAGATGACTCCACCGGAGTATCAACAGCAAGATGAGCAAGTTTTACAAGAACTCGCTGTCTCTGGAAGCTGTGCCCCCTTTGAGAAAGAATACATTCGCAAAGACGGCACTCGGGTTCCCATCCTGCTAGGAGCTGCTCAGCTCGAAAGTGATCAACTAGCTTGGGTCTGCTTTGTTCTCGACTTGACCGAAAGTAAGAAAGTTGAGGTATTGCTGCGCCAACAAGCCGAGGAGTTATCTAGAGCCAATCGGCTAAAAGACGAGTTTTTAGCCACTGTCTCCCACGAATTGCGAACTCCCCTCAATGCCATGTTGGGATGGGCAACCATGCTACGTTCCAAACAGCTTGATCAAGACACAATGAATCGTGCCTTAGAGACGATTGAACGCAATGCCAGAGCGCAGAATCAGCTAATCAATGATCTACTAGATGTCTCCCGCATCATTACTGGTAAGCTCCGGTTAGATGTGCGGCCCGTTGTCTTAGTCACAGTTCTTGAGACAGCGATTGACTCTATTCGTCCCGCTGCCAAAGCCAAAAACATTCGCATTCAAAGTCTTCTAGATCCCGCAGCCGGACCCATTTCTGGAGACCCCGATCGCCTCCAGCAAGTATTTTGGAATTTGCTCTCCAATGCAGTTAAGTTCACCCCGAAAGGGGGACGAGTTCAAGTCCGGTTAGAACGCATCAATTCCCACGTCGAAGTAACGGTCAGTGATACGGGACAAGGAATTACGCCAGAGTTTTTGCCTTATGTTTTTGAGCGCTTGCAGCAAGCCGATAGTACGACGACCAGAGTGCACAGTGGCTTAGGGCTGGGTCTGGCAATTGTTCGTCACCTAGTAGAGCTGCACGGCGGCAGTGTTCAGGCAGCTAGTGCGGGCGAGGGCAAAGGGGCTACCTTTATGGTCAATCTGCCGATCACAATCTTTCGTCCAAAATCAACAGACGTCGAGCGGGTACACCCCACTGTCAATGAAGCACCCCTTCTACCTGAGCCGCCTAGATTGGATGGCTTAAAAGTTTTGATTGTCGATGATGAAGCAGACGCCCGCGAGATGCTAACCACTCTTCTCAAGCAGAGCGGAGCCGAGGTCATGACGGCAGCATCAGCCAGAGAGGCCCTGGCTATGATCACTCAATTCCCCTCTGAGCAAAGACCTGATGTTTTGGTTAGCGATATTGGCATGCCGAACGAAGATGGCTACCTGCTCATTCACCAAGTCCGAGCCTTGGCTCCGGATCAGGGGGGAAGAATTCCTGCAATCGCCTTGACAGCCTACGCTCGGACTGAAGACCGGATTAGAGCCTTATCTTCAGGGTTTCAGTCCCACGTTCCGAAGCCAGTCGAGCCAGCCGAGTTTGTCACAGTGGTGGCTAATCTAGTCAACCGCTTGTAG